The genomic window ACTTAGAATTTCAAATCACAAATGAAACGCATACTTTGCCAGAAGAAAAGCTTACACAAATTTTCGAACCTTTTTATCGTGTTGATACTTCAAGAAACAGTAGTACTGGCGGTACAGGGCTTGGCTTATCGATTGTAAAAGATATTGTGGAGGCTTCTGGTGGAAGTATTCATGCTCAAAGTAGCAACAATCAAATGACATTTACGCTTACCTTGCCAATCAGTGAATAACCAATCGAACAATATAAAATCGACTAGAACATGTGATTATCAGACCTAAAGTTAGATGAACTAACGAAAAGGTCTCACACATCCTAGTCGATTTTTTAGCTTTTTCCTATTTTACTTACCTACTAAATGATACAATAACTGGCTTTGTTCCGGTTGTGTCAACAACCAATTTGTAAATAATAGATCTTCATCTGATTTTCTTTGACAGATCGCTTGATAATAGGCTTCGGAACTGAATTGAATCTCTTCATAAATTTGATTAAAATCTCTCTCTTCCCCTTTATAAAGCAAATAGAAGAGTATCGTACTTAATTTGCTATCGATTGACAGCAACTCTTTTTTGTAACGAATGTAATTTTCAGCTTTTAAATTGGATACGATCTCTTTTGCTTCCTTCGCATAAAAATGATAGACAATATAGAGAGATTTCCTGATATAATAATTTTTCTGGATTTTCATCAAATGGACGGTTGATAAATCGTTATCCTGCAAATCTTCTACTAGATCTTCAACATTTAGTTCCCACAAAAACATCTTATTTCCTCCTCGACTTCGCATAACTTTATTGCATTATATTTTTATTATAAATAAAGCTTTCTAAGTCGAAGAATCAACAAAAAGATCATTTCTCTTCTATTTTGAGACTGACAGGTAAAAACCACCTAGTTTTCACTAGATGGTCTTATCCTCACTAATATCTCTTTTCAAACGTTCGGCTTGTAGCTTGAAAAGCTTTTTGCTGATTTTTTGCCGATCAAAAGGTGTTCCCATGCTTGAAATGACAAATTCTTCTTCATAATTGTCACTCTCTAGCAACCCAGGTACGTTGACTACCACTAAATCGTACACATGATTTTCTTGGTAACGTTCCACGCGCACATCATGCTCTCTTGAAAGATCCAGTTGCATCCGTTCAATCACCATCAACTCCATTAATGGGTCTGTAAACAGTAATACACCGATGCGCATCGGAGAGTCTATCAATGAATGTTCATGGTAGATATAGAGCATGTATTTGTGGAATACAAACTCTTCATTGTCTTTCAGATAGGTTTTTTCAAAATCTTCACTCATACATAATGAAGCCACCCATTGACGAATCACCACTTCCTTGTAATTGTAGTGTTGATAATAGTCAAGTAAAGTAGAATCTACATGAAAGAGATAACCTTTAAAAAATAATGCGCGATGATGACAATTAAAAACATAGTACAAGTAAAAAATGATATTTGTAGGTGTTGTTTCCTGTTCACATTGGATTAAGCGATTGCCGGAAACGCTATCCATTTTTTTGATTGATTGACCAACGATATCGTCACGTTCCATAGCGTAACGAACAATTTCTTTGGTCTTTTCGGAAGAAAAAGGCATTGTAAAAAAGGTTAAATTGAATAAATAAGTGCTTATTTTATCAATTTCCTTTAATTCAATATTAAACAGCTTAAAAAATTTAACGATGATTTCTGTAAATTCTTTATAATAATAATTATTATTTAAATAGGTAATAATAAAAGGGGGAATTTCTCCTAGTTCTCGATCCTTTTTCCTATTTTTTAACAAATTCGTGAACCACAAAGTTAGCCTGGCTTTTTGCATCGAATCTAAATCAGCACGATAATAAGTTTCTAAGCGCTTAAATAAGCGCTCAAATTGATTATGCTCTTGTGAGCGATAAATTAAAAATTGTTCAGGAAAAATATTTTGATAAAAAATCTGTTCAAAATAACGTAATTGCAATTCTTTCCCTTTCAACTGATTATCTTTGACCTGGATATCAAATTGTTGTAACACTTCATTGATTCGCTTGATCCTGCGATATAAATCGGCTCTACTAATCAATAATTCGCTAATAAGGTATTCAGCCTGTACAACCGTTTTTTCTAAGTACTCTCGGACAATCAAAAAGTTTATTGATGTTGCCGCATAGATACTAACAATTTGCCCTAGACTTAAATATCCCTTTTCCGTCAGGGTATACATACTAGTTTTCTTTTTGTACTGTACTAAGTCATTATGAAAATGGTTGCGTAAGCGAAAATTAATCGAATCGACAATTTTAGTTAATACATTGTTAGATACCGCTAAAATATCCAGTAAAGTTTCTCTATCTACTTGACCGTCATGAATATACAACTCATCTAAGAAACGAATTTCTCGCAGCTCATAATTATCCAACAATTGATCTTTTATCACTTCAGCTACACTCCTTTTAACAATTCTCTATTAAGTAAATAGTAACACTCCTACAAAACTGACTCGAATAATCTGTTTGTGATTGTCATGATTACATTTATTGGTAGAAATAAAGCCAAAGAATCTGAAAAAGGAGAACTAATTTTCAGATTCTTTGGCTTTATATGTTACGTAATATTAACACAATACTGTTATTATATCTTGTTCGATATAGGTTAAGCAGGTGTATCTAATAAATCCCAAGTAACGGTTGCCTCAAACTCCCCAGTGTACTGGTTTGCAGGAGCTTTTAGATGAATATCATCTTTTGTCCAAGTATCCGCCCAAACACCCATACCTTGGTCTTTTTGTGCAGTAAACAATTCATTTACATTATTATCAGCAGTTAATGTTACAGCATTAGCAGTTGGCTGATTTTGTGTTGGAACGTTTGCATCAGTCGTTTTTACATCCCCAGCAGGTAATACTAATTCAGCGCCATTCAACGTATTTGAACTACCTGAGTCTTTAAATTCTGATAATGATACGTTTACTTTCCAGCCATCACCTTTCCCACGTACATCACGGATTTCAACACCATATCCAGCATCAATCGTTGCTGATGGATTGTTAGGATCTGCTACTTGATTTGTTGGATTTACGTCAATGGCAGAGCCATTCAATTTGATCGTGCCGAAATCAAAATGAGAAGCATAGGCCAATCCTAATGAACCAGCTGGCTGAAGTACATCACCAGGATCAACTGGATCAATCAAAATAGGTGGTTGAGTATCAGGATCATTAGGATCCACGCCTCCTCCTTCAATAATTTCTGCTGTAACAGCTGTATCATGATTATCTGCTTGTGCGGCAAAAACGTTCAATCCGCCTGTTGCTAAAGTAGATGCTAAAGTTGCAACAACTAAACTTGTACCCATTAATTTTTTCATTATAGTATCCTCTTTCTTATCTTTACTCATTTCATATTAGGTTTTGATTTTTCTTATTTATCCTTCTCTTCATTGCTTTTACTTTTCCTACGCATGTATAAAAAGAATAAGATAAACGCGAGAATCAATGCGATGATCACTCCAGATAAAATATAGAGCAATGTATTATCTGTTTTCTTCAATTCTACCGCTTCGTCGTTTAATTTTTTCACTTCTTTACTTTTGATAGTAAAATCTTTCGTGAAGTCCCATTCACCTGAATCAGAGCCTACGTGCATTTTCAAGGTGTAAGTTCCAGGTTGTAGCTGTTCGTTGTCCCAGTTGATTGGAAAATCAAAATTCGTATTCGGTGCAACATTCATGTTTTCTTTTTTAGTTGTATGCAACACGTCTTTACTATTTTTCTTATAAACTTTTGCATCCACAGAAACTTTACGCAAAATAGTTGACGTACTATTTTGGAGATTAGCCGCAACAGCTGTACGATAATTGACAAGAGTCGGCTTTACATCTTTTAAATTCATCACCGGTTTGACTATTTCCATGTCTTCCCGAATTTGAAGTCCAAGAACGTAGGAATACAGATTTTCAATCGTTACACTTTGCTTTTTGCTTTTTTTCGCTTCACTCTCTTTAGAAATATGGATTCCACCTAAAATAGTCCCAGCAATTTTTTCTTTTGGCATTTTTAGATGAAA from Enterococcus sp. DIV1094 includes these protein-coding regions:
- a CDS encoding DUF916 and DUF3324 domain-containing protein; translated protein: MRKYLLLLATVGLTLLGGQNALADDMNYSVKADIPENQIGENLSYFDLKMAPGAEQDITVTVSNRSDKKETIHLEVNNAMTNQNGVIDYSQHGKKTDESLKYPVEKLITNNQQKVDFSPGETKKVSFHLKMPKEKIAGTILGGIHISKESEAKKSKKQSVTIENLYSYVLGLQIREDMEIVKPVMNLKDVKPTLVNYRTAVAANLQNSTSTILRKVSVDAKVYKKNSKDVLHTTKKENMNVAPNTNFDFPINWDNEQLQPGTYTLKMHVGSDSGEWDFTKDFTIKSKEVKKLNDEAVELKKTDNTLLYILSGVIIALILAFILFFLYMRRKSKSNEEKDK
- a CDS encoding helix-turn-helix domain-containing protein yields the protein MIKDQLLDNYELREIRFLDELYIHDGQVDRETLLDILAVSNNVLTKIVDSINFRLRNHFHNDLVQYKKKTSMYTLTEKGYLSLGQIVSIYAATSINFLIVREYLEKTVVQAEYLISELLISRADLYRRIKRINEVLQQFDIQVKDNQLKGKELQLRYFEQIFYQNIFPEQFLIYRSQEHNQFERLFKRLETYYRADLDSMQKARLTLWFTNLLKNRKKDRELGEIPPFIITYLNNNYYYKEFTEIIVKFFKLFNIELKEIDKISTYLFNLTFFTMPFSSEKTKEIVRYAMERDDIVGQSIKKMDSVSGNRLIQCEQETTPTNIIFYLYYVFNCHHRALFFKGYLFHVDSTLLDYYQHYNYKEVVIRQWVASLCMSEDFEKTYLKDNEEFVFHKYMLYIYHEHSLIDSPMRIGVLLFTDPLMELMVIERMQLDLSREHDVRVERYQENHVYDLVVVNVPGLLESDNYEEEFVISSMGTPFDRQKISKKLFKLQAERLKRDISEDKTI
- a CDS encoding WxL domain-containing protein, with product MKKLMGTSLVVATLASTLATGGLNVFAAQADNHDTAVTAEIIEGGGVDPNDPDTQPPILIDPVDPGDVLQPAGSLGLAYASHFDFGTIKLNGSAIDVNPTNQVADPNNPSATIDAGYGVEIRDVRGKGDGWKVNVSLSEFKDSGSSNTLNGAELVLPAGDVKTTDANVPTQNQPTANAVTLTADNNVNELFTAQKDQGMGVWADTWTKDDIHLKAPANQYTGEFEATVTWDLLDTPA